AGACTACTCCGACGCCATACGCACAAGTGGTCCATCTCGCCCAATATTGGTCAGAAAATAATTTGGGCAACAGTGGCATATTCCCGGAGATTTTCTCATCAAAACCATACCAAACAGCCCCCACTCGGGCCCCTCTCCGAGTGAGAACGCTCAGCCACAAGTTTATCGTCAGATGCGTTTTTTTTAAGCTTATTTGAGCGTTCTATACGGATTTGTGGGAGGTGAAAtatgtctacaagtaggccAATAGTGGACTTATTTGGATTCTGAAAAGAGTAATCTACTTGTCCCTGCCCAAGTACatgatttatttttttcagaATTCAATTGGACTACTCCTTCATCCTCAACCGTATATCTCCGAAATACCGTCCGATGCCTAATAGTTTCGTATGTACTCCCCTCATGCTCTCGCAACTTTGTCAGTCTTACAATGGGCCCCTCTCTTATCATATATTAATACCCGTCTTGGCGCTGTACAAATAAATCACTACTATACTGTCAACTTCTCTAATATCTAACAATGTCCTACAACAcggaggctctggagcgCGGACGGGCGTTTTTCAACCGCATGAAGCACCAAATGACCATTCAAACAGATACCACCGACAAGGAAGAGTCGACCCAGCTTCAAGATTCGCTAGTCAAGTACTACATGACCAGGAACAAGCCCATTCCAGAGTGGTTGGAGACCGAGGAGACCCGACAGAGTCTCGAACGACTTAAGATCAAAGATGCCTCCACTGCGGCCTCTACCAATCTCGTGACTCCGACAGCCCCCATCCAGATCAAAACTCCGGCCTCCAATGTGCCTGAATTGACCCATAGGGGCCGATCTCCCAGTCCCACCAGTCCTCAGACTCCCACTTCTCCTGCTTTCACCAACCAACGGCCTCCCCTCAAGTCCAGACCGTCTCAGCTGCAGGATATCTACGCCCGAAGAGGCTCCAGTGCCGACGTAAGCCGCCAGAACTCTGTCACGGGCTTTGAAAAATACGGACGACCCAACGGTTACCAGGAAGTCCGAAACGCCAGGGTCCCACCTCCCTTGAACCAGGAATCGACAGACAGAATGAGAGAAAAGCTTCGAAACCTCTCGAGAAGCAATTCTGTCCAATGCCATTAGGTGGTCAGTCTAATGTAATGTTTAATGAAGATATGTTTATACCAACCAGGGGTGGACTGTATAGTGCCAGTGTTGGACTTTGTAGTGGATAATTTCAGACCTTGTAGTGGATATGTGTGAGATTAGAGTGAATATTCGTAATTAACAGAAAGAGAAGATAATaatggtacaagtattacGCTTTATGATGAGACTTGATTTGATCTGGTTGATTTTTATTGCTAATGTCAActtggtgtctgtgtgtaAAACCCAGCTGACGTAACAATGGAGGAGGTAAGGAAAATGGCAAGTTCAAAACTACAATAATTGGAGATCAAATAATGTAGTTCTCCAATCATTGTGGCTCTGGGATCTTTGCTTCAACACTTGCGAAATCATCTTCAGTTTGCAAGCCTATCAAAAACAGTGCAGTGGCTCCAAAAAGTTAGCAATTAAGACGAGGACTTCAAATGATGGTATTTCCACTCTTTATAGATCACTATTTCCCCACTCAGGTCTACTTTCGTCACTTAACACCAAATTACCCTCTTGATTACTAATACTCGGAGATGTCAATACTGTGAGAAACGTCGATCCAGCAATCCCACACAAAACAAGTTGAACCAATACATAATTTCCTCCTGATATTCCCCTTCTCCAATCACTTGTTACCACATTAATAACTTCTTTACATCCTTCTATCTTTCTCAGACATTGCCGTGCACTTTGGCCCGCTAAGACACCCCGAAACGTTCCCCCACCAACTTTACAGTCCATCACCGttgttcacgtgatcccaAATTTCCCCTTTTGTACCTCTTCTTTCCAAAATCCTTCCTCCACAAGGTTCTTATCGTGCTTCCCGCAACCTGAGAGGACGCTGATAGGAGCCTATCGACGCGGTTGGGAGCCCCGAAAAAAGATTGGCAGAGTTTATCAGCTCGGAAACAGTTGGGATTTGCCAACCTTGATCTGATATTTCACCTGGATTCATTTCCGAGAAATTTACACCTCCAAAGAATTTTTTGTAAGAGTTTTACAGGCACATCAGACAGATGAAAATGAAGTCAGGTGGAGGTATATATGGCGATTGGTGACGTCATTGGAAGTACAAACACCTTCCCAGTAAAATCTCCACTCACCGCTCACCGCCCACCACTGATCTTCCCACCATCGTGACGACATATCCAACTCGCTGATTAGGCATAACAGAAGGACGGAAGAATAAAACTCAGTCATATTGGtgtccacgtgaccatcaGCGTCGCCGTCCTCCCCTCTCTCCATCCAACCCTCTTGTAACCTCATACCATTCGCCATGGGCTATTCGACCCCAAACCACATCCCGCCCTGGATCCTCCGATTAGTAAGCGAATTAGTTCAAAGGTCACCTAAACAAGTgcttcacgtgactcgcACGCCTCTGTTTACTCACTACACGAACTGTAGGCGAGTATTTTTTGAGCGCAAACAGAAAAATTCGCTATATTACATAATCGTCATTACATAATCGTTCACACCTGGCTGTTCCCCCGCTGTTCCCCCGCTGTTCCCCGCTGTTCCTCACATGTAAGGTAATGTAACAGCTCCAGATGGTGCATATTACACAAACCGACTTTGCATTACTTTTTTTAGACCCGCTAAGAACAATGTATGTATCGTACCCCACAATatggagaaaaaaagaaaaaaaagtttgGGTTGGAATAAAATTTCGAGCAACTTTGAGTTCCAATCTGGAACCGGTTCGATAGCCGAGGGAAGGCTGAGAAATACGCAGATTTAGAAGAAGGACTTTGGAAGCAACCAATTGAGCAGTTTAGTCGCAGTAGTCGCTTTTGGACGAGTTGGCCGAATCTAAATCACGTCTCTGAGGCGGCTAATATGGACCCTTCTGTAGTCTCGCGCGTATATGAAACTCTACTACCCCAACATATATGGAGTGGGCGGGAGATGAAAGAGGTTTTTCAGAGCAATACCGAGCCGCAGAATGCCGTTTCTTTGTCGGGTTGCTTTGTCTGAGTGTTTCCCCGTGTTTATCCGTGGTTTTGTTGTGCTAGTGTGGTTACGAGGAATGGCCGTTGTTCAGGTCGGCCAATGTCCGGCAGTGACAATAATTTCAACATATCAAAAAGAGAAGACCAGATATCCTCATTGCTATCTATACGAGGGTAGTTTCAGCTAGTTTCTAGCACGAAAAACTAAGCAAACTACATGATTCCCACTCCATCCAGGGTCTCGGAACCTTAGACAAACATAGCCCAACCCACCAGACTGATCTCCTATTATTACCGTGTTAGAAGGAGACAAAGCGTGTCATCTTgtaataaaaaaacacagAAACCGTGTCTAACACCAGTCTGTTGAAATTCCGGAGCAAATCAGACTCCATCGCGTCCAAAAAGGCCCTTCTTGTATCTCTCCAACAAAGCCTAACATACTGTTGGGAAATGTGGGGTAGCAGGGCTGGTTATGGCGTCATATTGTTAGCGTGAGGGTACGACCCGATCGGATTGGATCCGGATACCTACGACTATTGGAGTGGTAGATAGTTGGACAGCACGTTGATTGAAGCGTTATTTTACACCTGTTGACGGTCTAGATGGTGATGTGGTAAAAGTTGGCCTCAGTCCAGCAGTAaagggtacagtactaccAACGTGTACATCTCAAGGATTGCATCCTCAGCAAATttcaactacagtagtacatCTTTACGCCACATTGGACATCTCCATGTACCCCAGATTCTAGACTGCACATTCTAGACTGCTTAGTGAGATGCACTTGAACCAAGCCTAGACTTGCACGCACAGCAAAGATACATGAGTACTTTGTTAGAGGTGCACTGCCGGGAGGAGAGTTTCATTTGAGAGCACATTTGGTGCAAGAGGTGCTGTACAAGCGGTACATGTCCactatgtacagtacatacttgtagttcgATCGTTAGAGCTATCGTGAAGAGAGGTAAACTTGTATTACAGTATAGTGTGGAGAAGAGTTGGAGACACATAAATCATATCAAGATGTTCCTCTTGCTGAGACAAACACGCTGGTACTATTATTTTCATAATACCTCAATTATAGCGTCGTTTTGAGGGACTTCATACACCTGCCCTCCAGCATCGTATACtctacatactgtacttagCCGTAACTAGTTGTGCAACAATATCAGCCATCTACAGCACAAAAAAGCCGGTAATGATTCGTCAGTGTATACATGCACGTTCCCACAGTCTACAGTCTACAGTCTACAGTCGCCGCCATTCCATTGCAAATCATTATTATAAATTACTAATACCAAATACCTATTGCTTCTTAGTCTTCTCAGCCATGTACTCAAAGAAGGCAAACTGGCCAGGGTTGGCACCCTTCTCGTAGACAAATCGGCCAGCAAGGTAAGAGCCAAAGATAGCCTTGAGGTAAGACTCGGGAACACGCTTGAGCATAACATCGAGACCAATCTCGTTGaccagcagcttggggAGAGCCTCGTGCAGAACAGAGTTTCGGAACTCCACGTCGTCCCACAGAGCGGAGTTCTTGAGCTCACCAGACAGATCGTTGATGGCGATAGACAGCTCGTCGGAGAGAATAGATCGAGGCTTGCCGGTCTTCTCGTGCTCTCTCCAGATAGCCTCAAACTCCAGTCGGGCGTTGTTCTGAATGATGGACTgcacctccttgacgtAGGCCTTGTAGAACTCAGGCACAACTCCGTCTCGAATACACATGTCCTTGGCGAAagactcgtcgtcaaaGGCAAGAGAGGCAAGAAcctccagagaagaggaggtcACACCGCCCTTGTTGGCAGAAGCGTCCTTGTAGACAACGACACCGGCCTCCTCAAGTCGGAGCTTGGCCTGCTGGGTGATGAACAGGTTGGCACCCTCAACGAGCCACTTGATCTTGGGCTTGCCATCAACAAACAGCTGGCTGACGTTGTTGATGTCAATGGCCTCAGGTCGACCACCGCAGGGAACAAACATGTCAACAGACTCGCATCGCAGATGGTAGGTGTTTCGGAACTGGGTACCGTTGGAAACAACCTCACCAGATGGCAGAGTCACgtcgttctcgtcaacaagAACTCGGTAACCCTCGGGAGAGAGCTTGGACGCGTCGTACTCGGAGATCATGACTCGTCGCTTAGCCAGGGACAGGAGCTCCTCTCGGTCAAGTCCGTTGGGGTCGTAGAGGACACCAGCACCGTCAATGACTGTGGTGTACTTCTCGGCGGAGAGAAGAATCTCGTTGGAGCCGAGATCTCCGTCGGGGCCACCAGTCTGCTGCTTTCGCACGGTGGGCTGCTCAATCTCGAGCTTTCGGTAGATACCCTTGACGTACTCTCGCACGGACAGAGAGGTCATTCCGTACTCGTCGTGAGGGATAccaccgagagaaggagacttGCCAGTGAAGAAAGACTTCCACCAGGGAGCGCCTCGCTGCTTGGCGTGCATGGTGGCCCAGTTGACAAGGCCAGCGGTGTTCTCATCGGGACCCATGAACAGAATCTCGGGAGAGCCATGCAGGTCAACGATGGGCTCCTTGATGCCGGGAGTGTCGCCCTTGAGGAGCAAATCAATGACCGAgtcaatgtacttgtggaaGGCAATCTCGGCCTTGTCCTGGTGCTcgttgttgagcagaatGACACCCTTGGAGCCACCCTCGGGGATGTCCTTGTTCTTTCGCTGCTGGGTGTTGGCGAGGTTGTAGTTCTCGTCGAACATGGATCGGGCGTTGATTGAGTAGGCCTCTCGGTTTCGAGACTTGACGATTCGGATACCGCCACGGGCAATATCGGCAAATCGGAGGTGGAAACCTCGGAACTCCTGACCAACTACAAGGAACATACCGTACAAAGGTTGAGGGTACTCGGACTCGGGGAGGAAGTCGGGAGAGAGTCGGAACGACAGAGCAACCTTGGTAGGGGTGTAGAAGTTGGTCTTGAGCACGTGGGTGTTGAAGGTCAGGAAGGCCTCCATTACCATGGCCTCGTGGTCGTTGGCGGCCTTCTTTCGgaccagcttcttgagctcatcgGTGGAAAGAACGGACTGGGTCTGCAGTCGCTGGTAAGACAGGGTAGGCAGGAACGAGTCACCCTCGGACTTAGACTGGATGTAGTGCACGTCGGCAAACTGCAGGTACATCTGCTTGACAACGTCGAGCTGGTTGTTGATCAGCTCAAACAGGTAGTCTCGGGTGAAGGTCTCCTGTCGCAGTCGTCgcttgagcttctcgagaATCTCAACGTGCTCCTTGCCAGTGCCGAGCATCTGCTGCAGAGTGGTGTACTCGGAGCCCAGACGGTTGAGGAAGTGCTGCACGAAGATGAAGGCGCAGTGGGCATAGATGGACTCCTGCAGCGACATGTCGCCTCGGGCAAAGTGGTGCTTGAAGGCGTTGTTGGGCAGGCAGAAGAGCAGAGaggcctccttgacaatCTGGTGGATGGAGTTCTCAATGGGAGGGTACCGCTTCATGGCCTTGATCTCATCAGCAGTGTTGGCGGTCTGGGGGAAGGCGGGAACCAGGtacatggagatgatggtaACACCGTTGGAGAACTGCTCGACGTACTTTCGGGTGGAGGTGAGTCCGTAGAAGTGGTACAGATCGGACAGAGCGGAGAAGTAGCCGGGAGTAGTCTCCTGCTTGTATCCGATAATGACCCGTCGCTCTCGAGAGCCGTCAATCTCAAACATCTCGATGACGGGGCCCTCTCGCTGGACAACCTGGTTGACAATCTCAGAGTAGATGGCTCGGGTGTACTCGGTGGCCTTTTCGTAGAAAGTTTTGTCGGAGATCTTGGTCAGATCAGTCTCGCcctccttggggttgggCTCGATGAAGTCGCACTTGTAGACAAAGTAGCATCGCAGAGCGCCGTCACCAGGAATGGAGTCGTTGGTGGCTCGGAAGGTCTCGACTCGGAACTTGCCGTTGGGGCTAGACAGGTACTTTTCGTCGATTCGGGTCTCGTACTGGGGGCcctcgaggttggtggTGCCAGGGTTAGAGGTGTCGATGTAGAAAGCGTGGGCATCGTCCTCCCGCACCAGCTGGATGTCAAGCTTCTTGTCAGTTCGAGCGTAAGCAGCAATCTTGGCAGAATAGAGGGTGTGGATGTAGGAGACAATGTTGTCGATGGACTCGGTAGCGAAGAAGGAGTCGTCGATCGAGAGCTGCTCGTAGAACCACTTGGTTTCGTTCTCAATCAAGTTCTCGGGGATGAAGCCCTTGACGTCAATGGCGTCCATGACTGGGTTAGTTGCATGTTAAGTGGACAGTGTCAAAAAGGGTGACGACAATAGCTATGTAGTGCGTGGACCGACCTTAGCGGCGGTTTGATCTGACTTCAATTTGGTGATCTGATATCATCAGGCATCGTTGAGTTGATCCGTTGAGTCAAATTGTGCTGCATGTGGTTTTTTCTCTTCATGCCAAGCAGTTGGTAGAGATGGCAAATGTACACTCTGTGGGGTGGGTGCTTAAAGACGAGAATCGCGCAATAATTGGCAAACTAGTTCACGTTACGCCACTCGCCTTAACTGTGGTTTCACTCCATCACACCACCTGATGCATGCACCCGCCTGAGCTGCAGTGTCGATTGCCGTACGACATCGGCACAGTAATGCAGAACAAGACAGGCAcaaaaacagacacaaacagactATAACACGGTGTTTTTGCTCACGACCATGTATAATTAGGGTCACCGAGTTGGAAAATGCTCATGAATGAGTGGAGAGACGCCACTTTTACGCCACAATTCGATCCAAACGCAAACCGATCCGCTCAGATCAACCACAAGCACCGAAACCGGTTGTGAATCGATTGGTCACCAAATAAACCCAGAGACGTTGCTGTCTCCGATACTAATACTCACCCTTCTCCATCTGGGAGTCCTTGCCGTCGAACAGAGGCGAGTTGTAGCCGGTCTGGTTCTTGAGAACATTgttcttgaccaccttgaGGCCGTTGTTGTGGGCCAGATGGGCTGCTGCGGCGTTGagggtgtttgtgttggtggcAGCCTGGGGCTGGTCACCTACGGGAGTGGCAGGCATGGTTGTGTGAGgtgttggttttgtgtctctcAATTGTGGAGGCTCCAgaggtatatatatataggcATGGTGCGTTCCCAACCGGCCCTCCtgtgtgtgtttggttTGACTTTGTGTTTCTGCCTaaccccaaaaaaaaaaaaaaaaaacacaaaaagcCAGTTTTTGTGCGTGCATGCAGCCTCCAGCAGAAGCGTCTTGGTGGCACACTTCCGAGCTGAACCTTGTTCCCCGAGGAGCCCTTGCCAAAGTGCACCGACATGTAAGAAGCCGTCGGGTCTTGCAAAATAGACATGCACTAAATGGATGGCGGTGATTTGGGCCTACACCATCGTGGCGTGCGTGGGAGAGAGTGTTTGGCCCCCAAACAAAGAGGGTCGGAGATGATGCTATTTTTGGGTGAGTACTAATGACAGCTTGTTGATTGTTGAGTGTCATGACCGATGGTGGTTCTGACTCTGTCCCGTGCACCGTTTTGGCAACGCACAAGCAGCCTGGGGTCACAAGACTTGACGATACATGCTGGCAACTGATGACAGGGTCTTCCagcaggtacagtacaactgAAGTACACACCTGACTACTGGCACTCTCCCAAGAAGGTAACCTTCCTCCCCTTCCTCCCCAGACACACGCTAACATTACATTTCATACATATTGGTGGTCTCGGTACCCCACACACTTAGCTCTCATCGCTAACGGCCAAACCCAAGGCAAAAGCTGCCGCAGTCAATAGCCGCGTGAGAAAGAGACAATCGACGTGGTGACAGTGCGATAATGGTTGGTGCTACCTAATACGGATAAGTGTCCTG
This genomic interval from Yarrowia lipolytica chromosome 1E, complete sequence contains the following:
- a CDS encoding uncharacterized protein (Compare to YALI0E09581g, weakly similar to DEHA0F11682g Debaryomyces hansenii); protein product: MSYNTEALERGRAFFNRMKHQMTIQTDTTDKEESTQLQDSLVKYYMTRNKPIPEWLETEETRQSLERLKIKDASTAASTNLVTPTAPIQIKTPASNVPELTHRGRSPSPTSPQTPTSPAFTNQRPPLKSRPSQLQDIYARRGSSADVSRQNSVTGFEKYGRPNGYQEVRNARVPPPLNQESTDRMREKLRNLSRSNSVQCH
- a CDS encoding uncharacterized protein (Compare to YALI0E09603g, similar to Saccharomyces cerevisiae GDH2 (YDL215C); ancestral locus Anc_2.68, no similarity, similar to uniprot|P33327 Saccharomyces cerevisiae YDL215c GDH2 NAD-specific glutamate dehydrogenase (NAD)), coding for MPATPVGDQPQAATNTNTLNAAAAHLAHNNGLKVVKNNVLKNQTGYNSPLFDGKDSQMEKVMDAIDVKGFIPENLIENETKWFYEQLSIDDSFFATESIDNIVSYIHTLYSAKIAAYARTDKKLDIQLVREDDAHAFYIDTSNPGTTNLEGPQYETRIDEKYLSSPNGKFRVETFRATNDSIPGDGALRCYFVYKCDFIEPNPKEGETDLTKISDKTFYEKATEYTRAIYSEIVNQVVQREGPVIEMFEIDGSRERRVIIGYKQETTPGYFSALSDLYHFYGLTSTRKYVEQFSNGVTIISMYLVPAFPQTANTADEIKAMKRYPPIENSIHQIVKEASLLFCLPNNAFKHHFARGDMSLQESIYAHCAFIFVQHFLNRLGSEYTTLQQMLGTGKEHVEILEKLKRRLRQETFTRDYLFELINNQLDVVKQMYLQFADVHYIQSKSEGDSFLPTLSYQRLQTQSVLSTDELKKLVRKKAANDHEAMVMEAFLTFNTHVLKTNFYTPTKVALSFRLSPDFLPESEYPQPLYGMFLVVGQEFRGFHLRFADIARGGIRIVKSRNREAYSINARSMFDENYNLANTQQRKNKDIPEGGSKGVILLNNEHQDKAEIAFHKYIDSVIDLLLKGDTPGIKEPIVDLHGSPEILFMGPDENTAGLVNWATMHAKQRGAPWWKSFFTGKSPSLGGIPHDEYGMTSLSVREYVKGIYRKLEIEQPTVRKQQTGGPDGDLGSNEILLSAEKYTTVIDGAGVLYDPNGLDREELLSLAKRRVMISEYDASKLSPEGYRVLVDENDVTLPSGEVVSNGTQFRNTYHLRCESVDMFVPCGGRPEAIDINNVSQLFVDGKPKIKWLVEGANLFITQQAKLRLEEAGVVVYKDASANKGGVTSSSLEVLASLAFDDESFAKDMCIRDGVVPEFYKAYVKEVQSIIQNNARLEFEAIWREHEKTGKPRSILSDELSIAINDLSGELKNSALWDDVEFRNSVLHEALPKLLVNEIGLDVMLKRVPESYLKAIFGSYLAGRFVYEKGANPGQFAFFEYMAEKTKKQ